In the Carboxydothermus hydrogenoformans Z-2901 genome, one interval contains:
- a CDS encoding copper chaperone Copz family protein, with translation MNCPKCGTEGIKVFAETVFNLLKDEEKERFQDGLYFACTNPSCPVAYFGEKTFEVDLIKTTLWYKDEGDDVYLCYCNKVSRGEIKKAFRQVGPDLKAILALTGACGGGKCRTENPLGRCCHSVIEQYVEELKTFS, from the coding sequence ATGAATTGTCCGAAGTGTGGAACTGAAGGTATTAAAGTTTTTGCCGAAACGGTGTTTAATCTTTTAAAAGATGAGGAAAAAGAACGGTTTCAGGATGGCTTATACTTTGCCTGTACCAATCCTTCTTGTCCGGTAGCTTACTTCGGGGAAAAAACTTTTGAGGTAGATTTAATAAAAACTACTCTCTGGTATAAAGATGAGGGCGATGACGTTTATCTATGCTACTGCAATAAAGTTTCCCGCGGGGAAATCAAGAAAGCTTTCAGGCAGGTTGGTCCGGACTTAAAGGCAATTCTGGCCCTAACGGGAGCCTGTGGCGGTGGAAAATGCCGCACCGAAAACCCCCTTGGCCGTTGTTGTCATTCGGTAATAGAGCAATATGTGGAAGAATTAAAAACCTTTTCTTAA
- a CDS encoding MDR family MFS transporter, whose translation MDQNSRRNILLIGLILGMFFSALDQTVVGTAMPRIIGELGGLDILSWVTTAYMLSSTTFVPIAGKLADIYGRRIMYVSGLGLFMLGSALCGTSENMTQLIIYRGLQGIGGGILMPMAMTIVGDVFPPDKRGKWQGVMGALFGLSSIVGPSLGGWIVDHTSWRWVFYINLPVGILAAITVFIGLSGEKRLKAEAPIDFAGALTMIIAVASLLLGLSLGGKEYPWNSWQIIGLFATSLVFLLIFFRVEKTAREPILSLDLFKNRIFTVANLVGFLMGFGMFGAIMFLPLFMQGVLGISATNSGNTMIPMMFAMVFTSILGGQLVSKVGFRNLLITGMALMTLGFYLLSTMTVDTTRLVVTLYIIVLGLGMGLVMPTLTIAVQYAFPLEQRGVATSATQFFRSIGGTFGVTIFGVVLNHRSIELLKKDFLPVVQKIPGLATGPFANFLEKAKTDPQGLFNTLLRPEVLEKIPPQLKEIIVPPLKHALAESIHYVFWVAMFIIVFGIFLSFFMENIKVEKQPGGIISKEKPVESGAK comes from the coding sequence ATGGACCAGAATTCCAGAAGAAACATTTTACTAATTGGTTTAATCCTCGGGATGTTTTTTTCAGCACTGGACCAAACGGTGGTCGGCACTGCAATGCCGCGGATTATAGGAGAGCTCGGGGGGCTTGATATTTTATCCTGGGTTACTACTGCATACATGTTAAGTTCTACCACCTTTGTGCCTATAGCTGGAAAACTTGCCGATATCTACGGCCGGCGGATAATGTATGTATCTGGCCTTGGCCTTTTTATGCTGGGCTCCGCACTCTGTGGAACCAGTGAAAATATGACCCAGCTTATTATTTACCGCGGTCTTCAGGGCATTGGTGGAGGAATCTTGATGCCCATGGCTATGACGATTGTAGGCGACGTTTTTCCTCCGGATAAACGGGGCAAATGGCAGGGGGTAATGGGGGCTTTATTTGGATTGTCATCAATTGTAGGTCCCTCCCTTGGGGGCTGGATTGTTGACCATACCTCCTGGCGCTGGGTATTTTATATTAACTTACCTGTAGGCATTTTAGCAGCAATTACCGTATTTATTGGCTTAAGTGGGGAAAAACGGCTTAAAGCAGAAGCTCCTATTGACTTTGCCGGGGCTTTAACCATGATTATTGCGGTGGCATCTCTTTTACTTGGCTTAAGTTTGGGAGGTAAAGAATATCCCTGGAATTCCTGGCAAATTATCGGTCTGTTTGCTACTTCCCTGGTATTTTTATTGATTTTCTTTAGAGTGGAGAAGACTGCCAGGGAGCCGATTTTAAGCCTGGACCTTTTTAAAAACCGGATTTTTACCGTAGCCAACCTGGTAGGTTTTTTAATGGGTTTTGGCATGTTTGGGGCAATTATGTTTTTACCGTTATTCATGCAGGGGGTTCTGGGGATTTCCGCTACCAATTCGGGCAATACAATGATTCCCATGATGTTTGCTATGGTCTTTACCAGTATTTTGGGCGGACAATTGGTTTCGAAAGTCGGTTTCAGGAATTTATTGATTACCGGAATGGCTTTAATGACATTAGGCTTTTATTTGCTAAGTACTATGACCGTTGACACCACCCGGTTAGTGGTAACTTTGTACATTATAGTTCTGGGATTAGGAATGGGACTGGTGATGCCGACCCTGACTATTGCCGTTCAGTACGCTTTCCCCTTAGAACAGCGGGGAGTTGCAACGTCGGCGACCCAGTTTTTTAGAAGTATCGGCGGGACTTTTGGTGTAACCATTTTTGGGGTAGTTTTAAATCACCGCTCCATCGAACTTTTAAAGAAAGACTTTTTGCCGGTAGTGCAAAAAATCCCGGGGCTTGCAACGGGGCCCTTTGCTAATTTTTTGGAAAAAGCCAAAACCGATCCCCAGGGTTTGTTCAATACCTTACTTCGGCCGGAAGTACTGGAAAAAATACCACCTCAGCTCAAAGAAATTATCGTACCACCTTTAAAGCATGCTTTAGCTGAATCCATCCATTATGTATTTTGGGTGGCAATGTTTATAATTGTTTTTGGCATTTTTCTCAGCTTTTTCATGGAAAATATTAAGGTTGAAAAGCAACCAGGAGGAATTATCTCTAAAGAAAAACCGGTGGAAAGTGGAGCAAAATAA
- the moaA gene encoding GTP 3',8-cyclase MoaA — protein MLDSFNREINYLRISVTDKCNLNCFYCKPGNFQEFSPGDILTFEEILEVVRAFLPLGLKKVRITGGEPLVRKNLLYLIENIAALPGIDDLALTTNGILFPRYARDLKSAGLSRVNFSLDSLNPDKFRSITGGGELKNVLEAINLALELDLTPVKINTVLLRGINLDEIDAFVDFIFRYPVHWRFIELMPLNDREKWQRQFVSVKEIVEIISAKYKLIPGKTVGGAGPARYYEVPEALGTIGVISPLSNHFCEYCNRLRLTSTGKLRLCLAKNQEVDIKSLLRSGISQEELTGVLREAILRKPRAHEFGDKDFLGTMANIGG, from the coding sequence ATGCTTGATTCTTTTAACCGGGAAATAAACTATTTGCGGATTTCGGTTACCGACAAATGTAACCTTAACTGTTTTTACTGTAAACCCGGAAATTTTCAAGAATTTTCGCCGGGAGATATTTTAACCTTTGAGGAAATTTTAGAAGTAGTCCGGGCCTTTTTACCCTTGGGTTTAAAAAAAGTACGGATTACCGGCGGCGAGCCATTGGTTAGAAAAAATCTTTTATATTTAATTGAAAATATTGCAGCTTTACCGGGTATTGATGATTTAGCCCTCACTACCAACGGTATCTTGTTTCCCCGCTACGCTCGAGATTTAAAAAGTGCTGGGCTTTCGCGGGTAAACTTTAGCCTTGATAGCTTGAATCCGGACAAATTTCGCTCGATTACCGGCGGCGGCGAGTTAAAAAATGTGCTGGAAGCCATTAATCTTGCCCTGGAATTGGACCTTACTCCGGTAAAAATAAATACGGTTTTATTACGAGGTATTAATTTAGACGAAATCGATGCTTTCGTGGATTTTATCTTTCGGTATCCGGTGCACTGGCGGTTTATTGAGCTTATGCCATTAAATGACCGGGAAAAGTGGCAGCGGCAATTTGTTTCGGTGAAAGAAATTGTGGAAATCATCTCAGCCAAGTACAAACTAATTCCGGGGAAAACGGTGGGTGGCGCAGGGCCGGCCCGCTATTATGAAGTGCCGGAAGCATTGGGAACGATTGGGGTAATTTCTCCCCTGTCCAATCATTTTTGCGAATACTGTAATCGCCTCAGGCTTACCTCTACCGGTAAGTTAAGGCTTTGTTTGGCCAAAAACCAGGAAGTTGATATAAAAAGCCTTTTACGGTCCGGGATTTCGCAAGAGGAGTTGACCGGAGTTTTGCGGGAGGCAATTTTAAGAAAACCCAGGGCCCATGAGTTTGGCGATAAGGACTTTTTAGGAACAATGGCCAACATAGGAGGTTAA
- a CDS encoding MarR family winged helix-turn-helix transcriptional regulator: protein MNINEELKQKLTEELVRTVIQFKKGDGFHGQRFGIKKSELILLATMREMCGEGIDGVKVSDLSQRLNITPAAVTHMLNSLEEGGYIERLRDAKDRRIVIVRPSAKGKEILEQGKKEILKRFSGLVEYLGEKDTSELIRLLNKASYYFREVAR from the coding sequence ATGAATATTAACGAAGAACTAAAACAAAAGCTTACCGAAGAGCTGGTGCGTACGGTGATTCAGTTTAAAAAAGGGGACGGATTTCACGGGCAACGTTTTGGGATTAAAAAAAGTGAATTAATCTTACTTGCCACCATGCGGGAGATGTGCGGTGAAGGCATTGATGGAGTAAAAGTTTCAGATCTAAGCCAGCGGCTTAATATCACTCCGGCAGCGGTAACCCATATGTTAAATTCCCTGGAAGAAGGGGGATATATTGAACGCCTTCGCGACGCAAAAGACCGGCGCATAGTCATTGTAAGACCCTCGGCAAAAGGGAAGGAAATTTTAGAACAGGGGAAAAAAGAGATTCTAAAAAGATTTTCTGGCTTGGTGGAATATTTAGGAGAAAAGGACACCAGCGAGTTAATCAGGCTTTTAAATAAAGCAAGCTATTACTTTAGAGAGGTGGCAAGATAA
- a CDS encoding MogA/MoaB family molybdenum cofactor biosynthesis protein, which yields MIKVGVLTLSDKGSRGEREDKSGQVIKEMVREIDGVVVKYEVIPDEYELIVKTLISWCDEEKLDLILTTGGTGLSPRDVTPEATKDVITREVPGIPEAMRMASLAKTNRAMLSRAVAGTRGGTLIINLPGSPKGVRENLEVVLPVIPHALEILQARGGECGQP from the coding sequence ATGATTAAAGTGGGCGTTCTTACTTTAAGCGATAAGGGTTCTCGGGGAGAGCGTGAGGATAAAAGCGGCCAGGTAATCAAGGAAATGGTCCGGGAGATTGATGGGGTGGTGGTGAAGTATGAAGTTATCCCCGATGAGTACGAATTAATTGTTAAAACTTTAATTTCCTGGTGCGATGAAGAAAAGTTAGATTTAATCCTTACCACCGGTGGCACCGGCTTATCTCCCCGGGATGTGACTCCAGAAGCTACTAAAGACGTAATTACCCGGGAAGTGCCGGGAATTCCCGAAGCGATGCGCATGGCTTCTCTGGCCAAAACCAACCGGGCCATGCTCAGCCGGGCGGTAGCGGGTACCCGGGGTGGCACGTTAATCATCAACCTTCCCGGTAGTCCCAAAGGAGTGCGGGAAAACCTGGAAGTAGTCTTACCGGTAATCCCCCATGCCCTGGAAATCCTGCAGGCCCGGGGCGGCGAATGCGGCCAACCCTGA
- the groL gene encoding chaperonin GroEL (60 kDa chaperone family; promotes refolding of misfolded polypeptides especially under stressful conditions; forms two stacked rings of heptamers to form a barrel-shaped 14mer; ends can be capped by GroES; misfolded proteins enter the barrel where they are refolded when GroES binds) encodes MAGKQILFREDARRALERGVNALADAVKVTLGPKGRNVVLEKKFGSPQIINDGVSIAREIELADPVENMGAQLVKEVATKTNDVAGDGTTTATVLAQAIIREGLKNVTAGANPMILRKGIEKAVAKAVEEIKAIAKPVETSEAIAQVAAISANDEEIGKLIAEAMEKVGKDGVITVEESQGLGTTLEVVEGMSFDRGYISPYMITDPDKMEAILNDPYILITDKKISAIADLLPILEKVVQTGKPLLIIAEDVEGEALATLVVNKLRGTLTCVAVKAPGFGDRRKAMLEDIAILTNGQVVSEELGFKLENATLSMLGRAKQVRVKKEETIIVGGQGSPEAIEKRIAQIKKQIEETTSDFDREKLQERLAKLAGGVAVIQVGAATETEMKEKKLRIEDALNATRAAVEEGIVAGGGTTYIHIIKALEELEKTATGDERTGIAIVRKALEEPLKQIAINAGLEGSVIVEKVKTLPVGHGFNALTEEYVDMIAAGIVDPAKVTRSALQNAASVAAMLLTTEALVAEKPEKEKKGPDMPNMDMM; translated from the coding sequence ATGGCTGGCAAACAAATATTATTTAGAGAAGATGCCCGGAGAGCTTTAGAAAGAGGCGTAAACGCTCTGGCAGATGCGGTAAAGGTTACTCTTGGTCCGAAAGGCCGTAACGTTGTTTTAGAAAAGAAATTTGGTTCACCGCAAATTATTAACGACGGTGTTTCCATTGCTCGGGAAATTGAACTTGCTGACCCTGTAGAAAACATGGGAGCGCAGCTTGTAAAAGAAGTTGCTACCAAAACCAACGATGTAGCCGGTGACGGTACTACCACCGCTACCGTTTTGGCTCAGGCTATCATTCGGGAAGGCTTAAAGAACGTTACTGCCGGTGCCAACCCGATGATTTTACGGAAAGGTATTGAAAAAGCTGTTGCCAAAGCGGTAGAAGAAATTAAGGCTATTGCCAAGCCGGTAGAAACTTCCGAAGCTATCGCCCAGGTTGCTGCAATTTCTGCTAACGACGAGGAAATCGGTAAGCTAATTGCTGAAGCAATGGAAAAAGTGGGTAAAGACGGGGTTATCACCGTAGAAGAGTCCCAGGGTCTTGGCACTACCTTAGAAGTAGTTGAAGGTATGAGCTTTGACCGGGGTTACATTTCTCCTTACATGATTACCGACCCCGATAAGATGGAAGCTATTTTAAACGATCCTTACATCCTCATCACCGATAAGAAGATTTCCGCGATTGCTGACTTACTGCCGATTTTAGAAAAAGTTGTGCAAACCGGTAAGCCCCTTTTAATCATTGCTGAAGATGTCGAAGGGGAAGCTCTCGCTACCCTGGTTGTGAACAAACTGCGCGGTACCTTGACCTGTGTCGCTGTAAAAGCTCCCGGCTTTGGTGACCGGAGAAAGGCTATGCTTGAAGATATCGCCATCCTCACCAACGGCCAGGTGGTAAGCGAAGAGCTTGGCTTTAAGCTCGAAAATGCTACCCTTTCGATGCTCGGTCGGGCTAAGCAAGTCCGGGTTAAGAAAGAAGAAACCATCATTGTTGGTGGTCAAGGTTCTCCGGAAGCTATTGAAAAGCGGATTGCTCAAATCAAGAAGCAAATCGAAGAAACCACTTCCGATTTTGACCGGGAAAAATTACAGGAGCGTCTGGCTAAGCTTGCCGGTGGCGTAGCGGTAATCCAGGTAGGTGCTGCTACCGAAACCGAAATGAAAGAAAAGAAACTCCGCATTGAAGACGCTTTGAACGCTACCCGGGCAGCGGTGGAAGAAGGTATTGTAGCTGGTGGTGGCACAACCTACATCCACATCATTAAGGCTTTGGAAGAGCTTGAAAAGACCGCTACCGGCGATGAAAGAACCGGTATCGCCATTGTCCGGAAAGCTTTAGAAGAACCCTTAAAGCAAATTGCTATTAACGCTGGCTTAGAGGGTTCGGTCATCGTTGAAAAGGTTAAGACCTTACCGGTAGGCCATGGCTTCAACGCTCTAACCGAAGAATATGTTGACATGATAGCTGCTGGTATTGTTGACCCGGCTAAGGTCACCCGGAGTGCTTTACAAAACGCTGCCTCCGTTGCTGCTATGCTCCTCACCACGGAAGCTTTGGTGGCTGAAAAGCCGGAAAAAGAAAAGAAAGGCCCTGACATGCCCAACATGGACATGATGTAA
- a CDS encoding methylated-DNA--[protein]-cysteine S-methyltransferase, which produces MECDIITTDYGYVAIAVSEKGVYAVSLPKATPKAALEEIGVEVNPVKSELFCRTAELLKRYYAGEKVDFSSLPLDISWASPFARKVYEKLRKIPYGATVSYGELAGLSGNPKAARAVGRAMATNKIPVIIPUHRVLAAGGGLGGFAGGLSLKEKMLKMEKQAL; this is translated from the coding sequence ATGGAGTGTGATATCATTACTACTGATTACGGTTATGTAGCCATTGCAGTTTCGGAGAAGGGGGTTTATGCCGTTTCCCTTCCTAAAGCTACTCCGAAAGCTGCCTTAGAGGAAATCGGCGTAGAGGTAAATCCTGTAAAATCCGAATTATTTTGTCGAACTGCCGAATTATTAAAGCGCTATTATGCCGGGGAGAAAGTGGATTTTTCTTCCTTGCCCCTTGATATAAGCTGGGCTTCGCCTTTTGCCCGCAAAGTCTATGAAAAGCTTCGAAAAATTCCCTACGGGGCAACCGTTTCCTATGGTGAATTAGCAGGTCTTTCGGGAAACCCGAAAGCGGCCCGGGCGGTAGGACGGGCCATGGCCACCAACAAAATTCCGGTAATAATCCCCTGACATCGAGTCCTGGCTGCCGGCGGCGGCCTGGGAGGATTTGCCGGGGGACTATCTTTAAAAGAAAAAATGCTTAAAATGGAAAAGCAGGCGTTATAA
- the groES gene encoding co-chaperone GroES, which translates to MFRPLHDRVLVKPLPTEEVTKSGIVIPDTAKEKPQQGEVKAVGSGRILENGERVPMEVKVGDRVFYSKYAGTEVKIDGEEYLILRESDILGILE; encoded by the coding sequence GTGTTCAGACCGCTTCATGACAGGGTTTTGGTGAAACCACTTCCCACCGAAGAGGTGACCAAGAGCGGGATTGTAATTCCTGACACTGCCAAAGAAAAACCCCAGCAAGGGGAAGTAAAAGCCGTGGGTTCCGGCCGGATTTTAGAAAACGGCGAGCGGGTACCCATGGAAGTAAAAGTTGGTGACCGGGTATTTTACAGCAAGTATGCCGGTACCGAAGTGAAAATTGATGGTGAAGAGTATTTAATCTTACGGGAAAGCGATATCCTCGGGATTTTAGAATAA
- a CDS encoding MOSC domain-containing protein: MGKVVAVNISEKKGMRKKNIERAYLRENHGIEGDAHAGDWHRQVSLLAVESIQKMRDLGLKVNPGDFAENITTEGVDLLSLSIGTKVKIGEALTEVTQIGKVCHTRCAIYYQAGDCVMPREGIFVKVLKGGEVKVGDPVEVISHD, translated from the coding sequence ATGGGCAAGGTAGTAGCGGTAAATATCAGCGAAAAAAAAGGAATGCGCAAAAAAAATATTGAGCGGGCATATTTAAGGGAAAACCACGGCATTGAAGGGGATGCCCATGCCGGGGATTGGCACCGGCAGGTGAGTTTGCTGGCCGTCGAAAGCATTCAAAAAATGCGGGATTTAGGCCTTAAGGTTAATCCCGGGGATTTTGCCGAAAATATCACTACCGAAGGGGTGGATTTATTAAGCCTATCAATTGGGACTAAAGTGAAAATTGGCGAGGCCTTAACGGAAGTTACGCAAATAGGTAAAGTCTGTCACACCCGCTGTGCTATCTACTATCAGGCCGGGGACTGTGTCATGCCCCGGGAAGGTATTTTTGTTAAAGTATTAAAAGGCGGGGAAGTTAAGGTTGGGGATCCGGTGGAGGTAATAAGCCATGATTAA
- the fdhD gene encoding formate dehydrogenase accessory sulfurtransferase FdhD: MEIVNKRNIIRYFDGRLEEKEDLLVDEAPLTIYFNGEELVTLLCTPEYQDELAVGFLAAEGLINRRENLEKITVDREQGLVYVEYKGNARRGELFLKRYITTGCGKGTTFYNALDPVSLKPYRGNVRVSAERLFALMKEMQRRSELYLTTGGVHSAALCDAEKILLFREDVGRHNAADKIMGYAFLNGINLEDKIFLTSGRISSEIILKVAKMGIGMIVSRSAPTELALKHAEELNLTVVGFVRAGRLNIYTGRERILL, from the coding sequence ATGGAGATAGTAAATAAAAGAAACATTATTCGTTATTTTGACGGACGCCTGGAAGAAAAAGAAGATTTACTGGTGGATGAAGCGCCTCTTACCATTTATTTTAACGGGGAAGAACTGGTAACCCTGCTCTGTACCCCGGAATACCAGGATGAATTGGCCGTAGGTTTTTTAGCGGCGGAAGGATTAATCAATCGCCGGGAAAACTTGGAGAAAATTACCGTTGACCGGGAGCAGGGGCTGGTGTACGTGGAGTATAAGGGAAATGCCCGGCGGGGGGAACTATTTTTAAAACGGTACATTACTACCGGTTGCGGTAAGGGAACTACTTTTTACAATGCTTTGGACCCGGTGTCTTTAAAACCGTACCGGGGAAACGTGCGGGTTTCTGCAGAAAGACTTTTTGCTTTAATGAAAGAAATGCAGCGCCGTTCCGAACTGTACCTTACTACCGGTGGGGTGCACAGTGCGGCGTTGTGCGATGCTGAAAAAATTTTATTGTTCCGGGAAGATGTAGGTCGCCACAATGCTGCCGATAAAATTATGGGATATGCCTTTTTAAACGGCATTAATTTAGAAGATAAAATCTTTCTTACCTCCGGCCGCATTTCTTCGGAGATAATTTTAAAAGTTGCCAAAATGGGCATCGGGATGATTGTTTCCCGCTCGGCCCCAACGGAACTGGCTCTTAAGCATGCCGAAGAATTAAATTTAACCGTGGTGGGTTTTGTCCGGGCGGGCCGCTTAAATATTTATACCGGCAGGGAAAGAATTTTATTATAA
- the moaC gene encoding cyclic pyranopterin monophosphate synthase MoaC, translating to MELTHFNEEGRARMVEVTEKQETVRTAVAAGEITMRPETLELILDKKVAKGDVLAVAQVAGIMAAKKTGDLIPMCHPLNLTGVDISFTIKVPDTIEAKAKVTCVGKTGVEMEALTAVSVTLLTIYDMVKAVEKGMVIKNIRLLEKTGGKSGDYRREE from the coding sequence ATGGAGCTTACCCACTTTAATGAAGAAGGACGGGCGCGAATGGTAGAGGTGACCGAAAAGCAAGAAACGGTACGGACAGCGGTAGCTGCCGGAGAAATCACCATGCGCCCGGAAACTTTAGAATTGATTTTAGATAAAAAGGTCGCTAAAGGGGACGTGCTGGCGGTAGCGCAGGTGGCCGGGATAATGGCGGCCAAAAAAACCGGTGATTTAATTCCGATGTGCCACCCTTTAAACTTAACCGGAGTGGACATAAGTTTTACTATTAAAGTGCCCGATACCATTGAAGCAAAAGCTAAAGTTACCTGTGTGGGCAAAACCGGGGTTGAGATGGAAGCGTTAACTGCCGTTTCCGTGACCCTTCTTACTATCTATGATATGGTGAAAGCCGTAGAAAAAGGCATGGTGATAAAAAATATCCGGCTTTTAGAGAAAACCGGTGGTAAGAGCGGCGATTACAGAAGGGAGGAATAA
- a CDS encoding RNA-guided endonuclease InsQ/TnpB family protein, translated as MKRTNVVRVLPDKLQKQVLETIGDRCAALWNAVQYRCRQAFFKGESVPSYAALCSEFKEHPAYKALPAHMGQEIIKKARKAWDSYFACLRLYRKGELEKPPHIPRYWKDRRTGKRIFRVIPVKAPTSYSLDARYLSLTLPQDLRKGRGDRLVLRTKGVLRFHGRPKTLELKYDPVKIRWYAHQVVEVPEPARKARPEKHAAIDLGVRVLVALAVEGLNRQFLFSAREVIKDFLYWTNQIAGEQSRLNRAGRKTSRRLKRLYQLRARRLRHAFVALAAKIVRILKRLRVTTLFLEDLRGIRETMDFGPKNLLVHNFWAFRMLRNLIEAACTRTGIRVVPMEPRGTSSRCAVCGSSVRRPVRHKAVCEKCGRVWHADANAALNIILQGSSKEHGAEATPLKPLAFRWNRHRWVSRFESAAGTPSGATSGSRMAA; from the coding sequence ATGAAACGCACCAACGTCGTCCGGGTTCTTCCAGATAAACTGCAGAAGCAAGTTCTGGAGACCATTGGGGACCGCTGTGCTGCCCTCTGGAACGCCGTCCAGTACAGGTGCAGGCAAGCGTTCTTCAAGGGAGAATCTGTGCCCTCCTATGCCGCCTTATGCTCCGAGTTCAAGGAGCACCCAGCATATAAAGCCCTGCCCGCTCACATGGGGCAGGAGATCATCAAAAAAGCAAGGAAGGCGTGGGACTCCTACTTTGCCTGCCTGCGGTTGTACCGGAAAGGCGAACTGGAGAAGCCGCCGCACATACCCCGCTACTGGAAGGACCGCCGCACGGGAAAGCGCATATTCCGCGTCATTCCCGTCAAGGCACCTACGTCCTACTCCCTGGATGCTCGTTATCTCTCCCTCACACTGCCGCAGGACCTCCGGAAGGGGCGGGGAGATCGCTTGGTCCTGCGCACGAAGGGTGTCCTGCGCTTCCACGGCAGACCTAAAACCCTGGAGCTTAAATATGACCCGGTAAAAATCCGCTGGTATGCCCATCAGGTAGTGGAGGTGCCGGAGCCAGCAAGAAAAGCCCGGCCCGAAAAGCATGCCGCCATCGACCTGGGTGTGAGGGTCCTGGTCGCCTTAGCCGTCGAAGGACTCAACCGCCAATTCCTTTTCTCCGCCCGCGAAGTCATCAAGGACTTCCTCTACTGGACCAATCAGATTGCAGGGGAGCAGTCGAGGCTCAACCGGGCAGGAAGGAAGACCTCCAGGAGGCTGAAGAGGCTTTATCAGCTCCGTGCCCGCAGGCTCAGGCACGCCTTTGTTGCTTTGGCTGCAAAAATTGTCCGCATTCTTAAACGGCTTCGTGTAACCACGCTATTTCTCGAAGACCTGAGAGGCATTCGGGAGACCATGGACTTCGGGCCGAAGAACCTTCTGGTGCACAACTTCTGGGCCTTCCGCATGTTGAGGAACCTTATCGAAGCTGCCTGCACTCGGACCGGGATAAGGGTAGTGCCGATGGAGCCGCGAGGGACCTCTTCCCGGTGTGCCGTCTGCGGTTCTTCTGTCAGGCGACCTGTGCGGCATAAAGCGGTGTGCGAGAAATGCGGTCGCGTCTGGCACGCCGATGCCAACGCGGCATTAAACATAATCCTTCAGGGCTCCTCGAAGGAGCACGGGGCGGAGGCTACGCCCTTAAAGCCGCTTGCCTTCCGGTGGAACCGCCACCGGTGGGTAAGCCGCTTCGAATCTGCCGCCGGTACGCCCTCTGGGGCGACGAGCGGCAGCCGGATGGCGGCGTAA
- the cysK gene encoding cysteine synthase A, giving the protein MRIYEDITQLIGKTPLLKLKRVTRGVKATVVAKLEYFNPGGSVKDRIAFNMIKAAEEQGLLDKDTVIIEPTSGNTGIGLAMVAAARGYRLIITMPETMSVERRMLLKAYGAEIVLTPGELGMTGAVNKALELAKEFPKAFIPQQFENPANPEIHRKTTAIEIWEDTDGQVDIVVGGVGTGGTITGVGEVLKAKKPEVKIIAVEPADSPVLSGGKPGPHKIQGIGAGFVPKVFNRDVVDEIIQVESDDAFAMAKKIAKEEGVLVGISSGAALWAALEVAKRPENEGKLIVVVLPDTGERYLSTPLFS; this is encoded by the coding sequence ATGCGAATTTATGAGGATATTACCCAGCTTATCGGCAAGACCCCGTTATTGAAATTAAAAAGAGTTACCAGAGGTGTGAAAGCAACAGTTGTGGCCAAGCTTGAGTATTTTAACCCGGGAGGTAGTGTTAAGGACCGTATCGCGTTTAACATGATTAAAGCTGCTGAAGAACAGGGGCTTTTAGATAAGGATACCGTCATTATTGAGCCTACTTCTGGCAATACCGGGATTGGCCTTGCGATGGTGGCCGCAGCCCGGGGTTATCGTTTAATTATTACCATGCCCGAAACCATGAGTGTGGAGCGGCGAATGCTTTTAAAAGCATACGGGGCGGAAATAGTTCTGACTCCCGGAGAGCTTGGGATGACCGGTGCGGTAAACAAAGCTCTGGAACTGGCTAAAGAATTTCCCAAAGCTTTTATTCCGCAACAGTTTGAAAACCCGGCTAATCCGGAAATCCACCGGAAAACAACGGCAATAGAAATCTGGGAAGATACTGATGGTCAGGTGGATATTGTGGTTGGTGGTGTTGGGACCGGAGGTACCATTACCGGAGTAGGAGAGGTTCTTAAAGCCAAAAAACCGGAAGTAAAAATTATAGCGGTGGAGCCGGCAGATTCACCGGTATTATCGGGAGGAAAACCCGGCCCTCATAAAATTCAGGGAATTGGTGCGGGTTTTGTACCTAAAGTATTTAACAGGGACGTGGTGGATGAGATTATTCAGGTAGAAAGTGATGATGCTTTTGCTATGGCTAAAAAAATTGCAAAAGAAGAAGGGGTACTGGTGGGGATTTCTTCCGGTGCGGCTCTCTGGGCAGCGTTAGAAGTGGCCAAAAGACCGGAAAATGAAGGGAAACTTATCGTGGTTGTCTTACCCGATACCGGCGAACGTTACCTGTCCACACCCCTGTTTAGCTAA